The Salvia miltiorrhiza cultivar Shanhuang (shh) chromosome 1, IMPLAD_Smil_shh, whole genome shotgun sequence genome has a window encoding:
- the LOC131005286 gene encoding probable E3 ubiquitin-protein ligase RHY1A, which translates to MTSASELFYQRRSRIGRHSDSFGVGSDLGSPPPPLWINRRHRHNNSAGGNHSRRDRLDPDGCNPLRRSLHHSRQTSLHRSSHQPQERESVRPEEGSHQFPPGNVIHPEPQVNERDRLRLSGNDRLPGAVLLARERLLQRLRGVTLSGSRRSNRNSSDSQRSDFAIGDDFRLVDAGDWETEISREWLAATAPFTGSVVQHLNKRPPGLTQEALSCLPVEVFCVTEESDEEHVSRASRECSICLESFLVGDQLICLPCGHRYHFCCLDPWVRSCADCPYCRRSIDVTSERVKKDPEC; encoded by the exons ATGACGAGCGCTTCGGAGCTATTCTACCAGCGGAGGTCGCGAATTGGGCGTCATTCGGATTCGTTTGGCGTCGGGTCGGATTTGGGCTCTCCTCCGCCGCCTCTGTGGATCAATCGCCGCCACCGTCACAACAACAGTGCCGGAGGTAATCACAGTCGCCGAGATCGACTCGACCCCGACGGCTGCAATCCGTTGCGGCGCTCTCTTCATCACTCGCGCCAGACCTCGCTCCATCGCTCTTCTCACCAGCCTCAG GAACGTGAATCGGTTCGACCTGAAGAAGGCAGCCACCAGTTTCCTCCAGGCAATGTTATCCATCCTGAACCTCAAGTTAATGAACGAGATAGGCTGAGATTAAGTGGGAATGACAGGCTTCCGGGAGCTGTGCTGCTTGCTAGAGAAAGACTTCTGCAAAGGCTGAGAGGTGTTACTCTTTCCGGCAGCAG GCGGAGTAACAGGAACTCATCTGATAGCCAACGTAGTGACTTTGCAATTGGGGATGATTTCAGACTTGTGGATGCTGGGGATTGGGAAACAGAAATATCTAGGGAGTGGCTTGCAGCAACAGCTCCCTTCACTGGTTCAGTTGTCCAACATCTGAACAAGAGGCCTCCAGGACTTACTCAAGAGGCACTGAGCTGCTTGCCGGTCGAGGTATTCTGTGTCACAGAGGAAAGTGACGAAGAGCATGTGTCAAGGGCATCAAGGGAGTGTAGCATATGCCTGGAGAGTTTCTTGGTGGGAGATCAGCTGATTTGTCTACCATGTGGGCACAGGTATCATTTTTGTTGCTTGGATCCCTGGGTTCGGTCTTGTGCAGACTGCCCATATTGCCGGAGGAGTATTGATGTGACTTCTGAGAGAGTTAAAAAGGATCCAGAATGTTGA
- the LOC131005287 gene encoding (S)-8-oxocitronellyl enol synthase ISY1 — protein sequence MSWWWAGAIGAAKKKFDEDEAPPNYQSVALVVGVTGIVGNSLAEILPLSDTPGGPWKVHGVARRPRPSWNEDHPINYISCDVSDPDDVKEKLSPLTDVTNIFYVTWTNKSTEEENCEANGKMLKNVLNVVIPNCPDLKHICLLTGRKHYLGPFQSLWKIQTHDPPLTEDLPRLDCPNFYYTLEDILFEEVGKKEGLTWSVHRPGVIFGFSPYSMMNLVGTLCVYAAICKHEGAVLRFPGCKDAWDGYFDCSDADLIAEHQIWAAVDPYAKNEAFNVSNGDVFTWKQFWKVLAEQFGVECGEYEEGKEVRLQELMKDKGPVWDEIVRENGLSSTKLEDVGIWWFVDYMFEHACMLDTMNKSKEHGFLGFRNSKNSFISWIDKVKAYKFVP from the exons ATGAGCTGGTGGTGGGCTGGAGCTATTGGCGCTGCAAAG AAAAAATTCGATGAAGATGAGGCGCCGCCGAACTACCAGAGCGTAGCTCTGGTGGTGGGGGTGACCGGAATCGTGGGCAACAGCCTGGCGGAGATCCTGCCGCTCTCGGATACTCCGGGCGGCCCGTGGAAGGTTCATGGGGTGGCGCGCCGCCCCCGCCCCTCCTGGAACGAGGATCACCCCATCAACTACATCAGCTGTGATGTATCCGACCCCGACGACGTGAAAGAGAAGCTATCCCCTCTCACCGATGTAACCAATATTTTCTATGTGACGTGGACTAACAAATCCACCGAGGAGGAGAATTGTGAAGCTAATGgtaaaatgttgaaaaatgtGCTGAATGTAGTGATCCCTAATTGCCCCGATTTGAAGCATATCTGTCTGCTGACCGGTAGGAAGCATTATCTTGGTCCATTTCAGTCTTTATGGAAGATTCAAACTCATGATCCTCCGTTAACTGAGGATTTGCCTCGATTGGATTGCCCGAATTTCTATTATACCCTAGAGGATATTCTGTTTGAGGAGGTTGGGAAGAAGGAGGGCTTGACTTGGTCTGTGCATCGGCCGGGGGTTATATTCGGGTTCTCACCGTATAGCATGATGAATTTGGTTGGGACGCTTTGTGTTTATGCAGCTATCTGTAAGCATGAGGGTGCAGTTTTGAGGTTTCCCGGCTGTAAGGATGCTTGGGATGGATACTTTGATTGCTCAGATGCAGACTTGATTGCGGAGCATCAGATATGGGCGGCCGTGGATCCTTATGCGAAGAATGAGGCGTTCAATGTGAGCAATGGGGATGTTTTCACATGGAAGCAGTTCTGGAAGGTGTTGGCAGAGCAGTTTGGCGTGGAGTGTGGGGAGTATGAGGAAGGGAAGGAGGTGAGACTGCAGGAGTTGATGAAGGACAAAGGTCCGGTTTGGGACGAAATTGTGAGGGAGAATGGCTTGTCGTCAACCAAGTTGGAGGATGTTGGGATTTGGTGGTTTGTTGATTATATGTTTGAGCATGCATGTATGTTGGATACAATGAACAAAAGCAAGGAGCATGGATTCCTTGGATTCAGGAATTCCAAGAATTCCTTCATTTCTTGGATTGATAAGGTGAAAGCTTACAAGTTTGTTCCTTAA
- the LOC131005288 gene encoding probable protein phosphatase 2C 63, with protein sequence MMLRSCCLRCFGRRNADGLLWHTELKPHASGEFSIAVVQANSNLEDQSQVYTSPSATYVGVYDGHGGPEASRFVNHHLFLHLHKFSKEQGGLSTDVIKKAFNATEEDFTRLVKRSLPIKPQIASVGSCCLVGAISDGELYVANLGDSRAVLGRRGFDGEKKLVAERLSTDHNVSSEDVRREVEALHPDDSPVVVYCRGVWRIKGIIQVSRSIGDVYLKKPEFHRDPIFQQYGNYVPMKRPLMSAEPSIVTRKLRPQDMFIIFASDGLWEQLSDDEAVQIVSKYPRAGIAKRLVAAAIQEAAKKREVRYKDIKKIEKGIRRHFHDDITVIVIYLDHQTTFSIPKHKQGTIGSTTPPIDIYSHNSDDAMESSGDKIFPNEESRAKVLY encoded by the exons ATGATGTTGCGATCCTGCTGTTTACGCTGTTTTGGGCGCAGGAATGCCGACGGCTTGCTCTGGCACACTGAATTGAAGCCCCACGCCTCCGGAGAATTCTCGATCGCGGTCGTCCAGGCCAATTCCAACCTAGAGGATCAGAGCCAGGTCTACACCTCGCCCTCCGCCACCTACGTCGGAGTTTACGACGGCCACGGCGGACCCGAGGCCTCCCGCTTTGTCAACCATCACCTCTTCCTTCATCTCCACA AATTTTCCAAGGAGCAAGGGGGGTTGTCGACGGATGTAATAAAGAAGGCTTTTAATGCCACTGAAGAGGATTTTACTCGTTTGGTGAAGCGATCATTGCCAATCAAACCACAGATTGCTTCGGTTGGATCATGCTGCTTGGTTGGTGCAATTTCAGACGGCGAATTGTATGTGGCGAATTTGGGAGATTCAAGAGCTGTTCTTGGTCGCAGAGGTTTTGATGGAGAGAAGAAGTTAGTGGCAGAGAGGTTATCCACAGATCATAATGTTTCGTCCGAAGATGTTAGGAGGGAGGTTGAAGCGcttcatcctgatgattcaccTGTTGTAGTTTATTGTCGGGGAGTTTGGAGAATCAAGGGCATAATTCAG GTATCTAGATCAATTGGTGATGTCTATTTGAAGAAACCTGAGTTTCACAGAGACCCGATTTTCCAACAATACGGGAATTATGTTCCCATGAAGCGACCTCTTATGTCAGCTGAACCTTCCATTGTAACTAGAAAGCTGAGACCACAAGATATGTTCATAATTTTTGCCTCTGATGGTCTGTGGGAGCAACTCAGCGATGATGAAGCGGTTCAAATAGTTTCAAAGTACCCAAGAGCT GGAATAGCCAAGAGATTAGTTGCAGCTGCCATTCAGGAAGCCgcaaagaagagagaagtgagGTACAAAGATATAAAGAAGATCGAGAAGGGAATCAGGAGGCATTTCCATGATGACATTACTGTAATTGTGATTTATCTTGATCACCAAACAACCTTCTCTATTCCCAAGCATAAGCAAGGTACAATTGGCTCTACAACTCCACCTATTGATATCTATTCCCATAATTCGGATGATGCGATGGAAAGTTCTGGGGACAAGATTTTTCCCAATGAAGAGTCGCGAGCAAAGGTGTTATACTGA